One window from the genome of Cryobacterium sp. GrIS_2_6 encodes:
- a CDS encoding histidine phosphatase family protein: protein MPHYIYLVRHGEQQDAEHGLPDGPLSARGKRQAQLIAERLGGVPFTDAWHSPLQRAAETAEIVAGRLPSLTPVPSPLLFDCIPTGMAPETPAAYAPFFGAVTEEEIEAGRAQMDDAVAEFLQPRRGERHELLITHNFVIGWFVRAVLGAPDWRWISINQANCGLTVLLQKPGRPWTLVTHNDTGHLPVEMRTGLPDPLLY, encoded by the coding sequence TTGCCCCACTACATCTACCTGGTTCGTCACGGCGAGCAACAGGATGCCGAACACGGCCTGCCCGACGGGCCGCTCTCGGCCCGCGGAAAACGGCAGGCGCAGCTGATCGCGGAACGCCTCGGCGGCGTGCCCTTCACGGACGCCTGGCACTCGCCCCTGCAGCGCGCGGCCGAGACCGCCGAGATCGTCGCCGGACGTCTGCCCTCGCTCACCCCGGTTCCCTCCCCGCTGCTGTTCGACTGCATCCCGACCGGGATGGCGCCGGAGACGCCCGCGGCTTACGCCCCGTTCTTCGGTGCCGTCACCGAGGAGGAGATTGAGGCCGGCCGTGCGCAGATGGACGACGCCGTCGCCGAATTCCTGCAGCCCCGCAGAGGCGAGCGTCACGAACTGCTGATCACGCACAACTTCGTCATCGGCTGGTTCGTGCGCGCAGTGCTGGGGGCTCCGGACTGGCGCTGGATCAGCATCAACCAGGCCAACTGCGGCCTGACCGTACTGTTGCAGAAGCCGGGCCGCCCGTGGACGCTCGTCACCCACAACGACACCGGGCACCTGCCCGTGGAGATGCGCACCGGACTGCCTGACCCGCTGCTGTACTAG
- a CDS encoding pitrilysin family protein: MNSAVEFPLTLAELSFRAAGESVVRRTVLPSGVRILSEHVPGSRSLTIGYWVAVGSRDEAPGHYGSTHFLEHLLFKGTATRSALDIAIAFDSVGGEHNAMTAKEYTCYYAKVRDRDLPMAVEVLTDMLTSSTIDPVEFETERGVILEELAMADDDPADVANERFFEAVMGKHPLGRPIGGNPDTIRAATPEAVLAHYRANYRPQDLVVTVAGAVDHDLLVADVTRALYSAGWDLGEHAAPVGRRKGHPAEIHQGSAVTVVRRPLEQANLLLGFPGLLATDDRRVTMSVLTSIFGGGMSSRLFQEVREKRGLAYSVYSFAPGYSDAGLFGMYAGCTPAKAGQVAELLLSELHRLAEHGVTADEMKRASGQLSGASALALEDSDTRMSRLGRAEITLGEFVDLDEALRRLALVTADDVQALAVDLVANPLSIAAVGALDDDVFAGIVPSGVRP, encoded by the coding sequence ATGAACAGCGCCGTTGAATTTCCCCTCACACTCGCCGAATTGTCCTTCCGAGCCGCCGGCGAATCCGTCGTGCGCCGGACCGTCCTCCCGAGCGGTGTGCGCATTCTCAGCGAGCACGTCCCCGGCAGCCGGAGCCTGACGATCGGATACTGGGTCGCCGTCGGTTCCCGCGACGAAGCGCCCGGGCACTACGGCTCCACCCACTTCCTCGAGCACCTGCTCTTCAAGGGCACGGCCACGCGCAGCGCCCTCGACATCGCAATCGCCTTCGACTCCGTCGGCGGAGAGCACAACGCGATGACCGCGAAGGAATACACCTGCTACTACGCGAAGGTCCGCGACCGCGACCTGCCGATGGCCGTCGAGGTGCTCACGGACATGCTCACCTCGTCCACAATCGACCCGGTCGAATTCGAGACCGAACGCGGCGTGATCCTCGAGGAACTCGCCATGGCTGACGATGATCCGGCGGACGTTGCGAACGAGCGCTTCTTCGAGGCCGTGATGGGCAAGCATCCGCTCGGACGCCCGATCGGCGGCAATCCCGACACGATCAGGGCGGCCACCCCGGAGGCCGTGCTCGCCCACTACCGGGCCAACTACCGCCCGCAGGACCTCGTCGTCACCGTCGCGGGCGCCGTCGACCACGACCTGCTCGTCGCAGACGTGACCCGGGCGCTCTACTCCGCAGGCTGGGACCTGGGCGAACACGCCGCCCCCGTCGGGCGTCGCAAGGGGCACCCCGCCGAGATCCACCAGGGCAGCGCGGTCACGGTCGTGCGCCGTCCGCTCGAGCAGGCGAATCTGCTGCTGGGGTTCCCCGGACTTCTCGCGACCGACGATCGCCGCGTCACGATGAGCGTGCTGACCTCCATCTTCGGCGGCGGCATGTCGTCCAGGCTCTTCCAGGAGGTGCGCGAGAAGCGCGGGCTCGCGTACTCCGTCTATTCCTTCGCCCCCGGCTACTCCGACGCGGGCCTCTTCGGCATGTATGCCGGCTGCACCCCGGCGAAGGCCGGCCAGGTCGCCGAGCTGCTCCTGAGCGAACTGCACCGGCTCGCCGAACACGGTGTCACCGCGGACGAGATGAAACGCGCTTCCGGGCAGCTCTCCGGGGCCTCCGCGCTGGCCCTCGAAGACTCGGACACCCGGATGTCCCGGCTCGGCCGGGCCGAGATAACCCTCGGTGAGTTCGTCGACCTCGATGAGGCGCTGCGCCGGCTCGCCCTGGTCACCGCGGACGACGTGCAGGCCCTCGCCGTCGACCTCGTAGCCAACCCGCTGTCCATCGCCGCCGTCGGCGCGCTCGACGACGACGTCTTCGCGGGAATCGTGCCTTCAGGCGTCCGGCCCTGA
- a CDS encoding thioredoxin family protein, whose amino-acid sequence MDASAALLLVLALVAVATVLGLVYRSRQGRIRSVADPTVLEPADVGSTLPFGPAATLVQFSTEFCSRCPGTRRLLTQIADGRSGVAHIDVDLTHRSDLANRFGVLQTPTTLILDGAGRVHARVGGAPHRADVLRHLDHLAGPESANALTASHLPGSPHAQ is encoded by the coding sequence ATGGATGCGTCTGCTGCCCTCCTCCTCGTGCTCGCGCTTGTCGCGGTCGCAACGGTGCTCGGCCTGGTCTACCGTTCGAGGCAGGGCCGGATCCGCTCCGTCGCGGACCCGACCGTTCTCGAGCCGGCAGACGTCGGCAGCACGCTCCCCTTCGGACCCGCCGCCACCCTCGTGCAGTTCTCCACGGAGTTCTGCAGCCGCTGCCCCGGCACCCGCCGACTCCTCACCCAGATTGCCGACGGCCGTTCCGGCGTTGCGCACATCGACGTCGACCTCACGCACCGGTCCGACCTCGCGAACCGCTTCGGCGTGCTGCAGACCCCGACGACGCTCATCCTCGACGGCGCGGGTCGCGTGCACGCCCGCGTCGGCGGCGCGCCGCACCGGGCGGATGTCCTCCGTCACCTCGACCATCTCGCCGGGCCCGAATCGGCGAACGCCCTCACCGCATCACACCTGCCAGGGAGCCCCCATGCCCAGTGA
- the dapA gene encoding 4-hydroxy-tetrahydrodipicolinate synthase — protein sequence MSMSENPFGQVLVALVTPFTADGEVDWAGVAKHIDDVITAGADGIVVTGTTGETSTLTDAEKLRLVEVGKDVAAGRAKIIMGGGSNETAHAMQLARQSEKAGADGNMIVTPYYNKPTQAGILTHFRMIADATDLPVILYDIPGRTGVAIAYETLLRAAKHPNILAVKDAKGDLAQVSRVLNQTDLLYFSGDDPNVLPHLSIGATGLIGVTANIAATPYRQMVDAVNAGDLKTATAAHKQLEPLVRAVMTHVPGTVAAKYILHGLGRITSPRVRLPLVGPEEWEAAEIEDEIDLVKDIPGVDFSNFRPDRNAAAGGALPKIAGTTR from the coding sequence GTGTCTATGTCTGAGAATCCGTTCGGCCAGGTCCTCGTCGCCCTGGTAACCCCCTTCACCGCCGACGGTGAGGTCGACTGGGCGGGCGTGGCGAAGCACATCGACGACGTGATCACGGCCGGAGCCGACGGCATCGTCGTGACCGGAACCACGGGGGAGACCTCGACCCTCACCGACGCGGAGAAGTTGCGCCTCGTGGAGGTCGGCAAGGACGTCGCGGCCGGCCGCGCGAAGATCATCATGGGCGGCGGCTCGAACGAAACCGCGCACGCGATGCAGCTCGCCAGGCAGAGCGAGAAGGCCGGCGCCGACGGCAACATGATCGTCACCCCGTACTACAACAAGCCCACCCAGGCCGGCATCCTCACCCACTTCCGCATGATCGCCGACGCGACCGACCTGCCGGTGATCCTCTACGACATCCCGGGCCGTACCGGCGTCGCGATCGCATACGAGACTCTGCTGCGCGCCGCGAAGCACCCCAACATCCTCGCCGTCAAAGACGCCAAGGGCGACCTCGCTCAGGTGAGCAGGGTGCTCAACCAGACCGACCTGCTCTACTTCTCCGGCGACGACCCCAACGTGCTCCCGCACCTGTCGATCGGCGCGACCGGACTGATCGGCGTGACCGCGAACATCGCGGCGACCCCGTACCGGCAGATGGTCGACGCGGTCAACGCCGGCGACCTCAAGACCGCAACCGCCGCACACAAGCAGCTCGAGCCGCTCGTTCGCGCCGTGATGACCCACGTGCCCGGAACCGTCGCCGCCAAGTACATCCTGCACGGCCTCGGGCGCATCACGAGCCCCCGCGTGCGGCTGCCCCTCGTCGGACCAGAGGAATGGGAAGCCGCCGAGATTGAGGACGAGATCGACCTCGTCAAGGACATCCCCGGTGTGGACTTCTCCAACTTCCGCCCGGACCGCAATGCCGCCGCCGGCGGGGCCCTGCCCAAGATCGCCGGAACCACCCGCTAG
- a CDS encoding OsmC family peroxiredoxin, translating to MALTSESSTVWTGDLKSGHGTVSLDSSHAGEFPVTWKARSVGSPNTTNPEELLGAAHAACFSMALANGLGAAGHTPENIQTTAAVTFEAGVGIVGSHLLVSASVPGLTEEQFAAFAEDAKANCPVSKALAGIPITIEAELA from the coding sequence ATGGCACTGACCAGCGAATCGTCAACCGTCTGGACCGGAGACCTCAAGTCCGGCCATGGCACCGTCTCACTCGACTCCTCCCACGCCGGCGAGTTCCCGGTGACCTGGAAGGCACGGAGTGTCGGGAGCCCGAACACCACCAACCCGGAGGAGCTCCTCGGCGCCGCGCACGCCGCGTGCTTCTCGATGGCCCTCGCGAACGGGCTCGGCGCGGCCGGGCACACGCCGGAGAACATCCAGACCACCGCTGCCGTGACCTTCGAAGCCGGAGTCGGCATCGTCGGTAGCCACCTGCTCGTCAGTGCGAGCGTGCCCGGTCTCACCGAGGAACAGTTCGCGGCGTTCGCCGAGGACGCGAAGGCGAACTGCCCGGTGTCGAAGGCCCTCGCCGGAATCCCGATCACGATCGAAGCGGAACTGGCCTAG
- a CDS encoding GNAT family N-acetyltransferase, whose translation MPATPKAPDPVFREVSVTDAGSLALLTAYFSDRQSSFPVEQGAYRTTFPVAGDFLPPNGVFLLVGEPSGNPEQAWVGCGGIRRIGDTPGGAARYEVKHLWLQPGTRGRGWGRSLLAELERRARLFGAAELVLDTNASLRAAGALYRSAGFADCPPYNDNPNATNWYRKSLTRD comes from the coding sequence ATGCCAGCGACCCCGAAAGCACCCGACCCCGTCTTCCGCGAGGTATCCGTGACGGATGCCGGTTCCCTCGCCCTCCTGACGGCCTACTTCAGCGATCGGCAGTCGAGCTTCCCCGTCGAGCAGGGTGCCTACCGAACGACCTTCCCGGTGGCCGGGGACTTCCTGCCGCCGAACGGTGTCTTCCTGCTCGTCGGCGAACCGAGCGGGAACCCGGAGCAGGCCTGGGTCGGGTGCGGCGGCATCCGTCGGATCGGGGACACCCCGGGCGGTGCTGCCCGCTACGAGGTCAAGCACCTCTGGCTGCAGCCGGGCACACGTGGGAGGGGCTGGGGCCGGTCCTTGCTCGCCGAACTCGAGCGGCGGGCGCGATTGTTCGGCGCCGCCGAGCTCGTGCTCGACACGAACGCGAGCCTGCGGGCCGCCGGAGCGCTCTACCGGAGCGCCGGCTTTGCGGATTGCCCGCCATACAACGACAACCCGAACGCCACCAACTGGTACCGGAAGAGCCTCACTCGCGACTAG
- a CDS encoding ribonuclease J has product MPIDVYEPATLEPGTLRIIPIGGLGEIGRNMTSFEIDGKILIVDCGVLFPEEHQPGVDLILPDFSPIRDRLDDILGVVLTHGHEDHIGAVPYLLKLRADIPLIGSGLTLAFIEAKLKEHRIVPYTLQVAEGQTERLGPFNLEFVAVNHSIPDALAVAIKTAGGTVLHTGDFKMDQLPLDHRLTDLREFARLGSEGVDLFLVDSTNADVPGFTASERLIGPVLDDVIARAPRRVIVASFSSHVHRVQQVLDAAHANGRRVALLGRSMVRNMTIAADLGYLTVPEGVLVDFKKAGSIPDDKIVYMSTGSQGEPMAVLARMVNQDHQVEVGPGDTVILASSLIPGNENAVYRIIDGLTKLGANVVHKGNAKVHVSGHAAAGELTYCYNILKPKNVLPVHGEYRHLVANAKLAAETGVPPENVILAEDGTVLDLRDGVVRKVGQLDLGYVYVDGSTVGEITEADLKDRRTLAEEGFISIIIVVDAKTGNVIVGPEIHAKGFAEDDSVFDAVLPKIRAALGEAAENGVRDPHALQQIVRRTVGRWVNVTFRRRPMIVPLVIEA; this is encoded by the coding sequence ATGCCCATCGACGTCTACGAACCGGCCACACTCGAACCGGGAACGCTCCGGATCATCCCGATCGGCGGCCTCGGCGAGATCGGCCGGAACATGACGTCGTTCGAGATCGACGGCAAGATCCTGATCGTCGACTGCGGCGTGCTCTTCCCCGAGGAGCATCAGCCGGGCGTCGACCTGATCCTGCCCGACTTCAGCCCGATCAGGGACCGCCTCGACGACATTCTCGGCGTGGTGCTGACGCACGGGCACGAGGACCACATCGGCGCGGTGCCGTACCTGCTCAAGCTGCGGGCGGACATCCCCCTGATCGGTTCGGGGCTCACCCTCGCGTTCATCGAAGCCAAGCTCAAGGAACACCGGATCGTGCCGTACACGCTGCAGGTCGCCGAGGGACAGACGGAGCGGCTCGGCCCGTTCAACCTCGAGTTCGTCGCGGTCAACCACTCCATCCCGGATGCCCTCGCCGTCGCGATCAAAACCGCGGGCGGCACCGTGCTGCACACCGGCGACTTCAAGATGGACCAGCTCCCGCTCGACCACCGGCTGACCGATCTGCGCGAGTTCGCGAGGCTCGGCAGCGAGGGAGTCGACCTCTTCCTCGTCGACTCCACCAACGCGGATGTCCCCGGCTTCACCGCCTCGGAGCGGTTGATCGGTCCCGTCCTCGACGACGTCATTGCCCGGGCTCCGCGCCGCGTCATCGTCGCGAGCTTCTCCAGCCACGTGCACCGGGTGCAGCAGGTGCTCGACGCCGCGCACGCCAACGGACGCCGGGTCGCGCTGCTCGGCCGCTCCATGGTGCGCAACATGACCATCGCAGCTGACCTCGGCTACCTGACCGTGCCAGAAGGGGTGCTCGTCGACTTCAAGAAAGCCGGCAGCATCCCCGACGACAAGATCGTCTACATGTCGACCGGCTCCCAGGGCGAACCGATGGCCGTGCTCGCGCGGATGGTCAACCAGGACCACCAGGTCGAGGTCGGCCCCGGCGACACCGTGATCCTCGCGAGCTCACTCATCCCCGGCAACGAGAACGCGGTCTACCGCATCATCGACGGCCTGACCAAGCTCGGTGCCAACGTCGTGCACAAGGGCAACGCGAAGGTCCACGTCTCCGGCCACGCCGCCGCGGGCGAGCTCACCTACTGCTACAACATTCTGAAGCCGAAGAACGTGCTCCCGGTCCACGGCGAATACCGGCACCTCGTCGCCAACGCGAAGCTGGCCGCTGAGACCGGGGTGCCGCCGGAGAACGTCATTCTCGCCGAAGACGGCACCGTACTCGACCTCAGGGACGGCGTCGTGCGGAAGGTCGGCCAGCTCGACCTCGGCTACGTCTACGTCGACGGCTCCACCGTCGGCGAGATCACCGAGGCCGACCTCAAAGACCGGCGCACCCTCGCCGAGGAGGGCTTCATCTCGATCATCATCGTCGTCGACGCGAAGACCGGCAACGTCATCGTCGGCCCGGAGATCCACGCGAAGGGCTTCGCGGAGGACGACTCCGTCTTCGATGCGGTGCTGCCCAAAATCCGCGCCGCCCTCGGCGAGGCGGCCGAGAACGGGGTGCGCGATCCGCACGCGCTGCAGCAGATCGTGCGCCGCACGGTCGGCCGGTGGGTCAACGTCACGTTCCGCCGCCGCCCGATGATCGTGCCGCTCGTCATCGAGGCCTAG
- a CDS encoding aldo/keto reductase, producing the protein MIQSGIQDSERALHPASAHVTAHPLQGPPPISVSIPVQPDGRLPLVGARRTIADTDLSVHPVALGSSVFGWTADGETSHRILDRHRALGGNFVDTADSYTSGRSEVIIGSWLRSRKARESTVIATKIGKNRDNPGLSSRSIIGAVQASLDRLGTEYIDLLHFHFDDPTVPLEESLGAVDVLMRSGQVRYLAASNFSGERLMEARILAANGLPRFVALQTEYSLLQRTGFESSLSLVTRAQGLAVLPYFSLAHGFLAGRYRSKADLHSTTRDARAAKHLSRPGLRVLSVVDRIAADHDTGAASIALAWLLAQGGVTAPVAGASQPDQVDSLIAAAGIRLTRSDMVDLERVTGLAVGR; encoded by the coding sequence ATGATCCAGTCAGGCATTCAGGATTCCGAGCGTGCTCTTCACCCGGCCTCTGCCCACGTGACCGCGCACCCGCTCCAGGGGCCGCCGCCGATCTCCGTCTCGATCCCGGTCCAGCCGGACGGGCGCCTCCCGCTCGTCGGCGCCCGGCGCACCATCGCGGACACCGACCTCTCCGTGCACCCGGTCGCCCTCGGTTCGAGCGTCTTCGGCTGGACCGCGGACGGCGAGACGAGCCACCGCATCCTCGACCGGCACCGTGCACTCGGCGGCAACTTCGTGGACACCGCGGACAGCTACACCTCCGGTCGGAGCGAAGTGATCATCGGCTCCTGGCTGCGTTCCCGCAAGGCGCGTGAAAGCACCGTTATCGCCACCAAGATCGGCAAGAACCGGGACAACCCCGGACTGTCCTCCCGGAGCATCATCGGCGCGGTCCAGGCGTCCCTCGACCGGTTGGGCACCGAATACATCGACCTGCTGCACTTCCACTTCGACGATCCGACCGTGCCGCTCGAGGAGAGCCTCGGCGCCGTCGACGTGCTGATGCGCAGCGGCCAGGTGCGGTACCTCGCCGCCTCGAACTTCTCCGGGGAGCGCTTGATGGAAGCCCGCATCCTCGCCGCGAACGGCCTGCCGCGCTTCGTCGCCCTGCAGACCGAGTACAGCCTGCTGCAGCGCACCGGCTTCGAGTCCTCACTGTCCCTCGTCACCCGGGCCCAGGGCCTCGCGGTCCTGCCGTACTTCTCCCTCGCGCACGGCTTCCTGGCCGGCCGGTACCGCTCCAAGGCCGACCTGCACAGCACGACGAGGGATGCCCGCGCCGCGAAGCACCTCAGCAGGCCCGGGCTGCGGGTCCTCAGCGTGGTGGACCGGATCGCGGCCGACCACGACACCGGGGCCGCATCGATCGCGCTCGCGTGGCTCCTCGCGCAGGGCGGGGTCACGGCCCCCGTCGCAGGGGCCAGCCAACCCGACCAGGTGGATTCCCTCATCGCGGCCGCCGGAATCCGGCTCACCCGCAGCGACATGGTCGACCTCGAACGGGTGACGGGGCTCGCGGTCGGCCGCTGA
- a CDS encoding TIGR01777 family oxidoreductase: MRVLIAGASGLIGTELVRQLGEAGHTVARLVRHPATGPDEVTWNPAVFDIDPAALDGVDAVVNLSGASLARLPWTNGYRTEILASRTHATRTLVEAIRRTPTPPAAFLSGSAVGLYGDRPGEILTERSAPADDFLAAVVEAWEAEALRTPAPTRVVLLRTGLVIARGGALKPLLPLVRLGLGGPLGHGTQHWPWISLHDEAAAIVHLLGSTLSGPVNLVGRAPASANDVIRAVTVALHRPFLLPVPEFALTFALRDAARQLLLADQRVSSALLQGDGFVFRHGTVAEAVDAMLAEE, from the coding sequence ATGCGCGTACTGATCGCCGGAGCCTCAGGGCTCATCGGAACCGAACTCGTCCGCCAGCTCGGCGAAGCCGGACACACCGTCGCCCGGCTCGTGCGGCACCCCGCGACCGGGCCGGACGAAGTCACCTGGAACCCCGCCGTCTTCGACATCGACCCTGCAGCCCTCGACGGGGTCGACGCGGTCGTCAACCTCTCGGGGGCCTCCCTCGCCCGGCTGCCGTGGACGAACGGCTACCGGACCGAGATCCTGGCCTCCCGGACCCACGCGACCCGCACCCTCGTCGAGGCGATCAGGAGGACTCCCACCCCACCGGCAGCGTTCCTGAGCGGCTCGGCTGTCGGCCTGTACGGCGACCGGCCCGGTGAGATTCTCACCGAACGGTCGGCTCCCGCCGACGATTTCCTCGCTGCCGTCGTCGAGGCCTGGGAGGCCGAGGCCCTGCGGACACCGGCGCCGACCCGGGTCGTCCTGCTCCGCACCGGGCTCGTGATCGCGCGCGGCGGGGCGCTGAAACCACTGCTCCCCCTCGTCAGGCTCGGCCTCGGCGGCCCACTCGGCCACGGCACCCAGCACTGGCCGTGGATCAGCCTGCACGACGAGGCCGCCGCGATCGTGCACCTGCTCGGCTCCACCCTCAGCGGCCCGGTCAACCTCGTCGGGCGGGCCCCGGCCTCGGCGAACGACGTGATCCGGGCCGTCACGGTCGCCCTGCACCGTCCGTTCCTCCTGCCGGTGCCGGAGTTCGCGCTCACGTTCGCACTCCGCGACGCCGCCCGCCAGCTGCTCCTCGCCGACCAGCGGGTGAGCAGCGCCCTGCTGCAGGGCGACGGCTTCGTATTCCGGCACGGCACGGTCGCCGAGGCCGTCGACGCCATGCTCGCCGAGGAGTAA
- the dapB gene encoding 4-hydroxy-tetrahydrodipicolinate reductase → MTTRVAIVGVTGTMGRLISGLVEETDGYELHAGLDSRSPLSDMLGADVVVDVTLPGVSQSVVDFAVDNGIRVLVGTSGWSQARITTLERRIRGRSDIGVVIVPNFSIGSVVATAVSAMLARLFDSIEIVETHQAAKVDSPSGTAVRTAELIGLARTELGPVSAPHNDQRARGQQVSSVPVHSLRLDGVLARQDVIFGGAGETVTISHNTLSANAYRRGILLALDAARTAVGVTVGLDQVVDLGLGAPPTAPAAIVAIVAEPDLDSVPEIDADSEVFE, encoded by the coding sequence ATGACAACACGGGTGGCCATCGTCGGCGTTACGGGCACAATGGGCCGACTTATCAGCGGGCTCGTCGAGGAGACCGACGGGTACGAGCTGCACGCCGGCCTCGACTCGCGCAGCCCGCTGTCCGACATGCTCGGGGCGGATGTCGTCGTCGACGTCACCCTGCCCGGCGTGAGCCAGAGCGTCGTCGACTTCGCCGTCGACAACGGCATCCGGGTGCTCGTCGGCACCTCCGGCTGGTCCCAGGCCCGCATCACGACGCTCGAGCGGCGGATCCGCGGCCGAAGTGACATCGGTGTCGTAATCGTGCCGAACTTCTCGATCGGTTCCGTCGTTGCGACCGCCGTCTCGGCCATGCTCGCCCGGCTCTTCGACTCGATCGAGATCGTCGAGACGCACCAGGCTGCCAAGGTCGACTCTCCGTCGGGGACAGCGGTCCGCACCGCCGAGCTCATCGGTCTCGCACGCACGGAGCTCGGCCCGGTGTCCGCACCGCACAACGACCAGCGCGCCCGCGGGCAGCAGGTGTCGAGCGTGCCCGTGCACAGCCTGCGCCTCGACGGCGTGCTCGCCAGGCAGGATGTCATCTTCGGAGGCGCGGGGGAGACCGTCACGATCTCCCACAACACGCTGTCCGCCAACGCGTACCGGCGCGGCATCCTGCTCGCCCTCGACGCGGCCCGCACCGCCGTCGGCGTGACCGTCGGCCTCGACCAGGTCGTCGACCTCGGCCTCGGCGCGCCCCCCACCGCGCCCGCGGCGATCGTCGCGATCGTCGCGGAGCCCGACCTCGACAGCGTCCCCGAGATCGACGCCGACTCCGAGGTTTTCGAATGA
- a CDS encoding tetratricopeptide repeat protein has product MKGRIGAGMMAILLAFYLVLVGWRAVLFLQSGAPVGIAIGVALLVLPLIGIWALVLEVTFGSRSTRLVRLLEVSGELPVETLPIRASGRPVRDAADADFPQYRDAVDAAPEDWKAWFRLGLAYDAAGDRKRARGAIRTAITLERAAA; this is encoded by the coding sequence ATGAAGGGCCGCATCGGCGCCGGCATGATGGCGATCCTGCTCGCCTTCTACCTGGTACTCGTCGGCTGGCGTGCGGTGCTCTTCCTGCAGAGTGGCGCACCCGTCGGCATCGCGATCGGCGTGGCGCTGCTGGTGCTGCCCCTGATCGGGATCTGGGCGCTCGTGCTCGAGGTCACCTTCGGGTCCCGCTCGACCAGGCTCGTTCGCCTGCTCGAGGTGAGCGGAGAGCTCCCGGTCGAGACCCTGCCGATCCGCGCGAGCGGGCGCCCGGTCAGAGACGCGGCCGACGCGGACTTCCCGCAGTACCGCGATGCGGTCGACGCGGCACCGGAGGACTGGAAGGCCTGGTTCCGGCTGGGCCTCGCGTACGACGCCGCCGGGGACCGGAAACGCGCCCGCGGCGCCATCCGCACCGCGATCACGCTCGAGCGCGCCGCTGCCTGA
- a CDS encoding DUF4395 domain-containing protein, with protein MPSDSASNRATTPSPAAPPRRATVDPRGPRFSAAITAALLLVVIFLSLTGTAVAALVLLAAIAALFAWGAFAGVGRHPYGLLFKRFVRPRLAPPTELEDAAPPTFAQGVGLFVTVIGVLLGLFGLAPAVGIAAGFAFIAAFLNSVFDYCLGCQLYLLLVRARILGRSPVAA; from the coding sequence ATGCCCAGTGATTCCGCCTCGAACCGCGCAACCACGCCGAGCCCCGCGGCTCCGCCCCGCCGCGCGACCGTCGACCCTCGAGGCCCGCGGTTCAGCGCCGCCATCACGGCCGCGCTCCTGCTCGTCGTGATCTTCCTCTCCCTGACCGGGACAGCCGTCGCAGCTCTCGTGTTGCTCGCCGCGATCGCGGCGCTCTTCGCCTGGGGAGCATTCGCAGGCGTCGGCCGGCACCCGTACGGCCTGCTGTTCAAGCGATTCGTACGTCCCCGCCTTGCACCGCCCACCGAACTCGAAGACGCCGCCCCGCCGACCTTCGCCCAGGGGGTCGGCCTGTTCGTGACCGTCATCGGCGTTCTGCTCGGACTGTTCGGTCTCGCCCCTGCCGTCGGGATCGCCGCCGGTTTCGCGTTCATCGCCGCGTTCCTGAACTCGGTCTTCGACTACTGCCTCGGCTGCCAGCTCTACCTCCTGCTCGTGCGCGCCCGGATCCTCGGTCGCTCCCCCGTCGCGGCCTGA